Proteins encoded in a region of the Streptomyces sp. NBC_01298 genome:
- a CDS encoding universal stress protein, protein MNHHVTVGVDGTPQSLSAARWAAREATLRQAPLRIVHAEDWSSGTLIPELDPGTRDRWADEVLGSATDELKQAYPRLEISTRRLSGRPSVALAAEAESAGLLVLSSRGLGSVVGFIVGSVSLSTLTATETPVVLVRAEEDDGESAAATPYGEIVVGVDIHQSCDRVLAFAFEEASRRDCALRAVHGWKLPPASGYSPVLNPSVAREVDRTVAQMLDDMLMPWRLKFPDVRLEEKTFIGSAGRELVQATTGADLVVIGRRIRRSPMGTHLGPIAHAVLHHTAAPVAVLAHD, encoded by the coding sequence ATGAACCACCACGTAACCGTCGGCGTCGACGGCACCCCCCAGAGCCTCTCCGCAGCCCGCTGGGCAGCCCGCGAGGCCACGCTTCGGCAGGCCCCTCTGCGGATCGTCCACGCCGAGGACTGGTCCTCCGGCACGCTGATCCCCGAGCTGGACCCCGGGACGCGCGACCGGTGGGCAGACGAGGTCCTTGGCTCTGCCACCGACGAGCTGAAGCAGGCGTATCCCCGCCTGGAGATCTCCACGCGCCGCCTCTCGGGCAGGCCTTCCGTGGCTCTGGCGGCAGAGGCCGAGAGCGCCGGCCTCCTGGTCCTCAGCTCCCGCGGACTGGGCAGTGTGGTGGGCTTCATCGTCGGCTCCGTGAGCCTGTCCACCCTCACGGCCACCGAGACACCTGTCGTCCTCGTACGGGCGGAGGAGGACGACGGGGAGAGCGCGGCCGCCACCCCGTACGGCGAGATCGTCGTGGGCGTCGACATCCACCAGTCCTGCGACAGGGTCCTGGCCTTCGCCTTCGAGGAAGCCTCGCGCCGCGACTGCGCGTTGCGGGCGGTGCACGGCTGGAAGCTCCCTCCCGCGTCCGGCTACTCGCCCGTCCTCAATCCCTCGGTCGCGCGCGAGGTCGACCGCACCGTCGCCCAGATGCTCGACGACATGCTCATGCCGTGGCGGCTGAAGTTCCCGGACGTGCGACTCGAGGAGAAGACGTTCATCGGATCGGCGGGACGGGAGCTCGTCCAGGCCACCACGGGCGCGGACCTCGTCGTCATCGGACGCCGCATCCGCCGCTCCCCCATGGGCACGCACCTCGGCCCGATCGCCCACGCGGTGCTCCACCACACGGCCGCGCCGGTCGCCGTACTCGCTCACGACTGA
- a CDS encoding DUF1003 domain-containing protein, which produces MNATEDEARHHPVVVAHRTSQAAGVQSRVADAITKFAGSMPFVYLHAIGFALWMLFVEANPWPMLTLVVSLEAIFLSTFVMIGQNRQTAFQQAKADHDFVEQELELKTNTELTRAIHAMTTELHRRLVPEAAGGIEAAPEMTALPPAGETGLHRHTPRRGPHGPDRPR; this is translated from the coding sequence GTGAACGCGACCGAGGACGAGGCGCGGCACCATCCGGTTGTCGTCGCACACCGCACGAGTCAGGCCGCCGGTGTCCAGTCGCGCGTCGCTGACGCGATCACGAAGTTCGCCGGCTCCATGCCCTTCGTCTATCTCCACGCGATCGGCTTCGCCCTCTGGATGCTGTTCGTGGAGGCGAATCCCTGGCCGATGCTGACGCTCGTCGTCTCCCTGGAGGCGATCTTCCTGTCGACGTTCGTGATGATCGGACAGAACCGGCAGACAGCGTTCCAGCAGGCGAAGGCCGACCACGATTTCGTCGAGCAGGAGCTGGAACTCAAGACCAATACGGAACTGACCCGTGCCATCCACGCGATGACCACGGAACTTCACCGCCGACTGGTTCCGGAAGCGGCCGGCGGAATCGAAGCCGCCCCGGAGATGACAGCCCTTCCCCCGGCAGGGGAAACCGGCCTCCACCGTCACACCCCGAGGAGAGGGCCGCATGGGCCCGACAGGCCCCGGTAG
- a CDS encoding IS110 family transposase, whose amino-acid sequence MERTARSTMAQHEVEVTGGVDTHKDTHTAAAIDSAGRVLGSAQFPASTVGYRTLLTWLRSFGALLLVGVEGTGAYGAGLSRYLRENDVTVVEIDRPDRKTRRWQGKSDPVDAEAAARAALAERRTGTPKSRDGRVEALRALRVARRSAVQQRADATRQIKTLIITAPEGVRTMLRHLNDKDLLTICAGFRPSLDQAGDPVTATKIALRSLARRHRDLGQEIDELNELIAPLTQEINPALTELNGVGPDVAGQLLVTAGDNPDRLRSEAAFAMLCGVAPLPASSGRTHRHRLNRGGDRAANAALYRIVLCRLRWDQRTKDYMERRTKEGLSKKETIRCLKRFVAREIFRVLTATHAATATSSHLTTPA is encoded by the coding sequence ATGGAGAGGACGGCACGATCCACGATGGCACAGCATGAGGTCGAGGTCACCGGCGGCGTCGACACCCACAAGGACACCCACACCGCGGCCGCGATCGACTCGGCAGGGCGGGTGCTGGGGTCGGCCCAGTTCCCAGCCTCCACAGTCGGCTACCGCACACTGCTGACCTGGCTCCGCTCCTTCGGTGCCCTGCTCCTGGTCGGGGTGGAGGGCACCGGTGCCTACGGCGCCGGCCTGTCCCGCTACCTGCGCGAGAACGACGTCACAGTGGTCGAGATCGACCGGCCAGACCGCAAGACCCGTCGCTGGCAGGGCAAGTCCGATCCGGTCGATGCCGAGGCAGCAGCCCGGGCCGCGCTCGCAGAACGCCGCACTGGGACCCCGAAGTCCCGTGATGGCCGTGTCGAGGCCCTGCGGGCCCTGCGGGTCGCCCGTCGCAGCGCGGTCCAGCAGCGGGCCGACGCCACCCGGCAGATCAAGACCTTGATCATCACCGCGCCAGAGGGAGTCCGCACCATGCTGCGGCACCTGAACGACAAGGACCTGCTGACCATCTGCGCGGGTTTCCGCCCCAGCCTCGACCAGGCCGGCGACCCGGTCACCGCGACGAAGATCGCCCTGCGCTCCCTCGCCCGCCGCCACCGCGACCTGGGCCAGGAGATCGACGAACTGAACGAGCTGATAGCCCCGCTCACCCAGGAGATCAACCCGGCCCTGACCGAGCTCAACGGCGTCGGCCCGGACGTCGCCGGCCAGCTGCTGGTCACCGCGGGCGACAACCCCGACCGGCTCCGCTCCGAGGCGGCCTTCGCGATGCTCTGCGGCGTCGCCCCACTGCCGGCCTCATCCGGTCGCACCCATCGACACCGCCTCAACCGTGGCGGCGACAGGGCCGCGAACGCGGCCCTCTACCGGATCGTTCTCTGCCGCCTGCGCTGGGACCAGCGCACCAAGGACTACATGGAACGACGCACCAAAGAAGGCCTCTCCAAGAAGGAGACCATCCGCTGTCTCAAGCGGTTCGTCGCCCGCGAGATCTTCCGCGTCCTGACCGCTACCCATGCCGCAACAGCAACCTCAAGTCACCTCACAACCCCTGCTTGA
- a CDS encoding HAD family hydrolase translates to MSAPHAVVFDTDGVLLDSARLHAAAWKAAFDSCLDAWAASGNGRQPPFDADREYRRWVDGKPRLDGASSFLNSRGIQLPTGSPDDAPGDDTVWAVAARKETAFVRRLRSGAVHAFTDVAPALARLRAHGVCCAAVSASRHARPLLGSASLLGRFDAVVDGTNAADLGLAGKPDPALFLEAAVRLGTDPARCAVVEDALAGVEAGRRGNFGLVIGLDRTKNPDTERALRERGADLVAAELLTIADLVCGARP, encoded by the coding sequence GTGAGCGCCCCGCACGCCGTCGTGTTCGACACGGACGGGGTACTGCTCGACTCGGCGCGGCTGCACGCCGCGGCCTGGAAGGCTGCCTTCGACAGCTGTCTGGACGCCTGGGCCGCGTCCGGGAACGGGCGGCAGCCTCCCTTCGACGCGGACCGTGAGTACCGTCGGTGGGTGGACGGCAAGCCCCGGCTGGACGGGGCGAGTTCCTTCCTGAACTCCCGCGGCATCCAGCTGCCGACCGGCAGCCCCGACGACGCACCGGGCGACGACACGGTCTGGGCGGTGGCCGCGCGCAAGGAGACGGCGTTCGTACGCAGACTGCGGTCCGGGGCCGTCCACGCCTTCACCGACGTCGCTCCGGCGCTCGCCCGGTTGCGGGCGCACGGCGTGTGCTGTGCCGCCGTATCGGCCTCCCGGCATGCCCGGCCGCTTCTCGGATCGGCCTCCCTGCTGGGCCGCTTCGACGCCGTGGTGGACGGTACGAACGCTGCCGACCTGGGGCTCGCCGGCAAGCCGGACCCCGCCCTGTTCCTCGAAGCGGCCGTACGGCTCGGGACGGACCCCGCCCGCTGCGCGGTGGTGGAAGACGCCCTCGCAGGTGTCGAAGCAGGCAGACGCGGCAACTTCGGCCTCGTCATCGGCCTCGACCGGACGAAGAACCCCGACACGGAACGGGCACTGCGGGAACGCGGGGCGGACCTGGTCGCCGCCGAACTCCTCACGATCGCCGACCTCGTCTGCGGGGCGCGACCGTGA
- a CDS encoding universal stress protein, whose translation MANLVTAGLDGSRESVAAARWAAHEDHLRGVPLALVHVEEWLEQPPLAVATTEVQRQWAEGLLREASEEIKRLYPDLEITSRRLSGVPATALAHAAASSDILVLGSRGLGGIAGFVLGSIGAGTIAAVDQPVVLVRAPHGEAAPAEGSGADGPVVVGADIGRPCDALLSFAFDEAARRGCALRVLHAWAPPPIIGYGPPLDPGAQEEIGQRIATAVEELIRPWCDKYPSVAVTPEVRIGQSAIQLVDASKGAALVVVGRRIRRSAYGTHIGAIAHAVLHHATSPVAVIAHE comes from the coding sequence ATGGCCAACCTTGTGACCGCGGGCCTCGACGGCTCGCGCGAAAGCGTCGCGGCGGCCCGATGGGCCGCGCACGAAGACCACCTCCGAGGGGTGCCCCTGGCCCTGGTCCACGTCGAGGAGTGGCTGGAACAGCCCCCTCTCGCCGTCGCGACCACCGAGGTCCAGCGCCAGTGGGCCGAGGGACTGTTGCGCGAAGCCTCCGAGGAGATCAAGCGGCTGTATCCGGATCTGGAGATCACCTCCCGCCGGCTGTCGGGGGTCCCGGCCACGGCCCTGGCCCACGCGGCCGCCTCTTCGGACATCCTGGTGCTGGGTTCCCGAGGGCTCGGCGGCATCGCCGGATTCGTCCTCGGGTCCATCGGCGCCGGCACCATCGCCGCGGTCGATCAGCCGGTCGTCCTCGTGAGAGCGCCGCACGGTGAGGCGGCGCCTGCCGAGGGATCCGGTGCCGACGGCCCGGTCGTGGTGGGAGCGGACATCGGGCGCCCGTGTGACGCGCTCCTCTCCTTCGCCTTCGACGAGGCAGCACGCCGCGGGTGCGCCCTACGGGTGCTCCATGCCTGGGCACCACCGCCGATCATCGGCTACGGCCCCCCTCTCGACCCCGGTGCCCAGGAGGAGATCGGGCAGCGGATCGCGACGGCCGTGGAGGAGCTGATCCGCCCCTGGTGCGACAAGTACCCCTCGGTGGCGGTAACTCCCGAGGTGCGCATAGGACAGTCCGCGATCCAGCTCGTGGACGCCTCCAAAGGTGCCGCGCTGGTCGTCGTCGGCAGGCGGATCCGACGGTCCGCCTACGGCACCCACATCGGCGCGATCGCGCACGCGGTCCTGCACCACGCCACCTCGCCCGTCGCCGTCATCGCCCACGAGTAG
- a CDS encoding glycoside hydrolase family 65 protein, whose product MTGPWTWGYDHYDPQTERLVEALCTLGNGRFATRGAAPETPAGPVHYPATYAAGCSNRLTSHVAGQQVDNEDMVNLPNWTSLRYRCIADDGLQGDWLTPDDPGMLHYEVVLDLRRGTLTRHMLFQDGRGRRLGVTHVRVVHMGDPYLAAQRTTFHAYGWSGLIEVESGLDGDVANAGVERYGGLDGHHLTDHRTGFAPHGVAWITCRTTSSHTEIGLAVRTVTRPRAPVMTSHTAAGTAQTYRLPMAPGRSATVVKTAALHTSLDRPAGDLLPRAIEHASGAPGFPALLTAQRSAWERLWEQGELTVSGEAGRILRLHLFHVLQTLSPHTAELDVGVPARGLHGEAYRGHVFWDELFVLPYITLHFPEVARALLMYRHRRLPAARDAARLAGQSGAMFPWQSGSSGQEESQALHLNPRSGRWLPDHSHLQRHVGSAIALNVCRYGRATGDTGFMHGPGAELLLEIARFWAGAAVYDAERGRYRIRGVLGPDEYHDAYPAAAEPGIDDNAYTNVMAAWVIQQGLELLDELPPARRTELTERLALDRGALEHWEEVSRRLHVPFHRGVISQFEGYGDLAELDWAAYRARYGDVRRLDRILEAEGDTVNRYQASKQADVIMLGHLFRPAELYGLFARLGYRLDDAVWRETVSYYLPRTSHGSTLSSLVHGWVLARQKDPDAWKYCQEALLGDVTDIQGGTTGEGIHLGAMAGTLDLAERGVTGLETGPEGLYIDPVPLREIEPVSFTLCHRGHRGVRVRLLHGRFGITVPESRQGPLALMLPGEQAVVVAAGDEHWFRLPVD is encoded by the coding sequence GTGACGGGCCCGTGGACCTGGGGGTACGACCACTACGACCCCCAAACGGAGCGACTCGTCGAAGCCCTGTGCACGCTGGGCAACGGCAGGTTCGCCACGCGCGGTGCGGCCCCCGAGACCCCGGCGGGCCCCGTGCACTATCCCGCCACGTACGCCGCCGGCTGCTCCAACCGGCTCACCTCGCACGTGGCCGGACAGCAGGTCGACAACGAGGACATGGTCAACCTGCCCAACTGGACGTCGCTGCGGTACCGCTGCATCGCCGACGACGGTCTCCAGGGCGACTGGCTGACTCCCGACGACCCCGGCATGCTGCACTACGAGGTGGTGCTCGACCTGCGCCGAGGGACGCTCACCCGGCACATGCTCTTCCAGGACGGCCGCGGCCGCCGCCTCGGCGTCACGCACGTCCGCGTCGTGCACATGGGAGACCCCTACCTCGCGGCCCAGCGGACCACCTTCCACGCGTACGGATGGAGCGGCCTGATCGAAGTGGAATCAGGGCTGGACGGAGACGTGGCCAATGCGGGAGTGGAGCGTTACGGCGGGCTCGACGGCCACCACCTCACGGACCATCGGACGGGCTTCGCGCCGCACGGCGTCGCGTGGATCACCTGCCGGACCACCTCCTCCCACACTGAAATCGGCCTTGCCGTCAGGACGGTCACCCGACCTCGCGCACCCGTCATGACGAGCCACACCGCGGCCGGGACGGCGCAGACGTACAGACTGCCCATGGCTCCCGGACGGTCCGCGACGGTGGTGAAGACCGCGGCCCTGCACACCTCCCTCGACAGGCCGGCCGGAGACCTCCTGCCGCGCGCGATCGAACACGCTTCGGGGGCACCCGGATTCCCGGCCCTGCTCACGGCACAGCGCTCGGCCTGGGAACGGCTCTGGGAGCAGGGCGAGTTGACCGTGTCGGGGGAGGCCGGTCGGATCCTGCGCCTCCATCTCTTCCATGTGCTGCAGACGCTCTCCCCGCACACCGCCGAGCTGGACGTGGGTGTCCCCGCGCGGGGCCTGCACGGTGAGGCCTACCGGGGCCACGTCTTCTGGGACGAACTCTTCGTCCTGCCCTACATCACGCTGCACTTCCCCGAAGTGGCGCGGGCCCTGCTCATGTACCGCCACCGACGGCTGCCGGCCGCCCGCGACGCTGCCCGGCTGGCAGGACAGAGCGGAGCGATGTTCCCCTGGCAGAGCGGAAGTTCGGGACAGGAGGAGAGTCAGGCCCTGCACCTCAATCCCCGCTCGGGCCGCTGGCTTCCCGACCACTCGCACCTGCAGCGCCATGTCGGCTCCGCCATAGCCCTGAACGTCTGCCGTTACGGGCGGGCCACCGGGGACACCGGCTTCATGCACGGCCCCGGCGCGGAACTCCTGCTCGAGATCGCCCGCTTCTGGGCCGGCGCCGCCGTCTACGACGCGGAACGGGGGCGCTACCGCATCCGCGGCGTGCTGGGCCCGGACGAGTACCACGACGCCTATCCCGCGGCCGCGGAACCCGGAATCGACGACAACGCCTACACCAACGTGATGGCCGCCTGGGTGATCCAGCAGGGGCTCGAACTGCTCGACGAACTGCCCCCCGCTCGACGGACGGAACTGACCGAGCGACTCGCCCTGGACCGCGGCGCGCTGGAGCACTGGGAAGAGGTGTCCCGCCGCCTGCACGTCCCGTTCCACCGGGGAGTCATCAGCCAGTTCGAAGGATACGGAGACCTGGCCGAGCTGGACTGGGCGGCCTACCGCGCCCGGTACGGCGATGTGCGCCGGCTCGACCGGATCCTGGAAGCCGAAGGGGATACGGTCAACCGCTACCAGGCGTCGAAACAGGCCGATGTGATCATGCTCGGTCACCTCTTCCGGCCCGCCGAGCTGTACGGCCTGTTCGCCCGGCTCGGCTACCGGCTCGACGATGCGGTGTGGCGGGAGACCGTCTCGTACTACCTGCCGCGCACCAGCCACGGATCGACGCTCAGCAGCCTCGTCCACGGCTGGGTGCTGGCCCGCCAGAAGGACCCGGACGCCTGGAAGTACTGCCAGGAGGCACTCCTCGGCGACGTCACGGACATTCAGGGCGGGACCACCGGGGAGGGGATCCACCTGGGCGCCATGGCCGGCACCCTCGACCTCGCGGAGCGCGGAGTCACGGGCCTGGAGACCGGCCCCGAAGGCCTGTACATCGATCCCGTCCCCCTACGGGAGATCGAGCCCGTCTCCTTCACGCTCTGCCACCGGGGACACCGCGGTGTCCGTGTCCGACTGCTCCACGGCAGGTTCGGCATCACCGTGCCGGAATCCCGCCAAGGTCCTCTGGCCCTCATGCTGCCCGGCGAACAGGCCGTCGTGGTGGCGGCAGGAGACGAGCATTGGTTCCGGCTTCCCGTGGACTAG
- a CDS encoding helix-turn-helix domain-containing protein, which yields MGETTADASPIKAPAARGDLGRRVSARREELGITREELGERCGAAASYIAYVEERAAGPSMGMLVGLADGLGTTVAELTGRTTGSPPGMGTAMRGSESKVLSEAECLRLLSTHGIGRVGFSGMEGLAVFPVNYVVVGDEIAFRTAADSRLAGASGTEVAFEVDHIDDVMRAGWSVMAVGEVSGVTDGARVSHLFSVARSLPWAGGPRTHWMSITPTRMTGRRVGSG from the coding sequence ATGGGAGAGACCACAGCAGATGCGTCCCCGATCAAGGCTCCGGCTGCCCGTGGTGACCTCGGACGACGCGTGAGCGCCCGCCGCGAAGAGCTGGGAATCACGCGTGAGGAACTCGGGGAGCGCTGCGGGGCCGCCGCGTCGTACATCGCCTACGTGGAGGAGCGGGCGGCGGGGCCCAGCATGGGCATGCTCGTGGGTCTCGCGGACGGGCTGGGGACCACCGTTGCCGAGCTGACCGGGAGAACGACCGGCAGTCCCCCCGGCATGGGGACCGCGATGCGCGGTTCCGAGTCGAAAGTGTTGAGCGAGGCCGAGTGCCTCCGCCTGCTCTCCACCCATGGCATCGGCCGGGTCGGGTTCTCCGGCATGGAAGGACTCGCCGTCTTCCCCGTCAACTATGTCGTCGTGGGAGACGAGATCGCGTTCCGTACGGCGGCCGACTCGCGGCTCGCCGGGGCGTCCGGGACCGAGGTCGCCTTCGAGGTGGACCACATCGACGACGTGATGCGAGCGGGCTGGAGCGTCATGGCCGTCGGCGAGGTGTCCGGTGTCACGGACGGGGCGCGGGTCAGCCACCTGTTCTCGGTCGCCCGCTCGCTGCCCTGGGCCGGCGGACCCCGTACGCACTGGATGTCCATTACCCCCACCAGGATGACCGGCCGTCGTGTGGGATCCGGGTGA
- a CDS encoding CBS domain-containing protein, which produces MKHTQVGQVMTADVVSVDRSTTFREIAKLLADYDITGLPVVDEEDRVVGVVSESDLLARKALTAADIMSAPAVTVHAQESVSEAGQLMTRLGLQRIPVTDEQERLVGIVTRRDLLRVFLRPDAEIRRQVSEDVLSGSIGAPTGAVDIHVLDGVVTLAGRLERQSQVPLALRLTARLDGVVVVVDELTARTDDSRLIPPERGAQPITW; this is translated from the coding sequence GTGAAGCACACTCAGGTCGGCCAGGTGATGACGGCAGATGTCGTCTCGGTGGACCGTTCGACGACGTTCAGGGAGATCGCCAAGCTCCTCGCCGACTACGACATCACCGGACTGCCCGTCGTGGACGAGGAGGACCGGGTGGTCGGCGTCGTCTCCGAGAGCGATCTGCTCGCCCGCAAGGCCCTGACGGCCGCGGACATCATGTCGGCTCCCGCTGTCACGGTCCACGCTCAGGAGAGCGTCTCGGAGGCCGGGCAGCTCATGACGCGCCTGGGCCTGCAACGCATTCCGGTCACCGACGAGCAGGAACGTCTCGTCGGCATCGTCACCCGGCGTGACCTCCTGCGCGTCTTCCTGCGCCCCGATGCCGAGATACGGCGGCAGGTGAGCGAGGACGTGCTGTCCGGCAGCATCGGGGCGCCCACGGGGGCGGTGGACATCCACGTCCTGGACGGTGTCGTGACCCTCGCGGGCCGGCTGGAACGGCAGAGCCAGGTCCCCCTCGCCCTGCGGCTCACCGCACGACTGGACGGTGTCGTCGTCGTGGTGGACGAGCTCACCGCCCGCACGGACGACTCCCGTCTGATTCCGCCGGAGCGCGGAGCGCAACCCATCACCTGGTGA